In one Deltaproteobacteria bacterium genomic region, the following are encoded:
- a CDS encoding NAD-dependent epimerase/dehydratase family protein, translating into MGNDSPIRAFVAGATGYTGREVARLLGEQNIETYMHVRPDSRQLERWKSYAEDAGVYLDTTSWRAQAFEERLKELEPTHVFGLLGTTKARAKRVGRSGGDASLNTYETVDYGLTMELLVAGQKMTSQPRFVYLSSAGSGPKAKGDYLKVRHRIEEALRESYDNFVSIRPSFITGEGRDDARPMERIGAGLSDVLLGTMGLIGAGRLRDRYRSITNTELARAVIHHGLLGKDSPRIVEGESLHGL; encoded by the coding sequence ATGGGAAACGATTCTCCGATACGTGCTTTTGTTGCTGGGGCCACAGGTTACACGGGCCGTGAAGTGGCTCGTTTGCTTGGCGAGCAAAACATCGAAACTTACATGCATGTTAGGCCAGACTCGCGGCAGCTCGAGCGCTGGAAAAGTTATGCAGAAGACGCTGGCGTTTATCTCGATACGACCTCTTGGCGAGCCCAGGCTTTTGAAGAACGATTGAAGGAATTAGAGCCCACGCATGTGTTTGGCTTACTGGGAACAACCAAGGCACGGGCAAAGAGAGTGGGGCGATCGGGTGGCGATGCTTCACTGAACACTTACGAAACAGTCGATTACGGTTTAACGATGGAGCTCCTGGTTGCTGGGCAGAAAATGACTTCGCAACCTCGTTTTGTCTACCTCTCTTCGGCGGGTTCTGGGCCGAAGGCCAAAGGTGACTATCTCAAAGTGAGACACCGCATTGAAGAGGCTCTGCGAGAGTCTTATGATAATTTCGTTTCAATTCGCCCCTCGTTCATTACGGGAGAAGGTAGAGATGATGCGAGGCCAATGGAGCGCATAGGAGCAGGTCTAAGTGACGTTTTGCTGGGCACCATGGGTTTGATCGGGGCAGGGCGTTTAAGAGACCGATACCGTTCCATCACCAACACGGAGTTGGCACGAGCTGTTATCCACCATGGGCTATTAGGGAAAGACTCTCCACGTATTGTTGAAGGAGAGTCATTGCACGGCCTTTAA
- a CDS encoding response regulator — MNKKILVIDDDENIQTLLRQLLKSLQYEDIHCVGTGLEALDYLTDHTPDLIFLDVDMPRMDGWLMCEIINNVKRWKKIPVVFQSALVGSENIKRGISLGAHSYLEKPYTREGVSEVLDAVFNAQEHEAPTTPEINMVVKQVAEATKQTFNLMLGAQTHILKVNNLDAKIQDRNWDFAGMIPAEGVADIEISMGWSRDLAASAACALMQMDPSELDDDLILDSMQEILNMVLGSAVRIIGKTFPVKLSLPSGGQDCGIPYKQTARHKFKVDVKTRNWIFPIVVTVVPPDQMQAA, encoded by the coding sequence ATGAACAAGAAAATCCTAGTGATTGATGACGATGAAAACATTCAAACGCTGCTGCGACAGCTTCTGAAGTCCCTCCAATATGAGGATATCCACTGCGTTGGCACCGGGCTCGAAGCGCTCGATTACCTCACAGACCACACGCCAGACCTTATCTTTTTAGATGTAGATATGCCCCGAATGGACGGCTGGTTGATGTGCGAAATCATCAACAACGTCAAACGTTGGAAAAAAATCCCAGTGGTATTTCAAAGCGCGCTGGTCGGCAGTGAAAATATCAAACGCGGTATTTCACTGGGTGCTCACTCTTATCTCGAAAAGCCCTATACACGTGAAGGTGTAAGCGAAGTACTCGATGCCGTTTTCAATGCCCAGGAGCATGAAGCGCCGACCACCCCTGAAATCAACATGGTCGTAAAACAAGTTGCTGAGGCAACCAAGCAAACCTTCAACCTGATGCTTGGAGCTCAAACCCATATCTTGAAGGTGAACAATCTCGACGCAAAAATCCAGGACCGAAATTGGGACTTCGCCGGCATGATACCCGCAGAAGGCGTGGCCGATATTGAGATCAGCATGGGTTGGTCACGTGACCTCGCGGCGTCCGCAGCCTGCGCCCTCATGCAAATGGACCCAAGCGAGCTGGACGACGATTTAATTCTCGACAGCATGCAAGAAATTCTCAATATGGTTCTTGGGTCAGCAGTTCGAATCATCGGGAAAACATTCCCCGTCAAACTCTCACTGCCTTCGGGCGGACAAGACTGCGGAATTCCTTACAAACAAACCGCTCGGCATAAATTCAAGGTTGACGTAAAAACTCGAAACTGGATCTTCCCAATCGTTGTGACGGTGGTACCACCCGATCAGATGCAGGCGGCTTAA
- a CDS encoding Rrf2 family transcriptional regulator yields the protein MKDGSRGDYGLRALVYLAARAEHGKPVQIHAIAERQQIPEDYLRQLLVQLRAAGLVKSVRGPHGGYLLAKTPLEISMGEVIEVLEGAPEQIHYQNERLGEADRLDIVGADHIRTRFNHALSQMQAILHQTTLADLVAESSD from the coding sequence ATGAAAGATGGTTCTAGGGGTGATTACGGGCTTCGGGCTCTGGTGTATTTAGCTGCACGTGCTGAACATGGGAAACCTGTTCAAATTCACGCGATTGCGGAAAGACAGCAGATTCCAGAAGACTATCTCCGGCAGCTTTTGGTTCAGCTACGAGCTGCGGGACTGGTTAAAAGCGTGCGTGGACCACATGGCGGCTACCTCTTAGCAAAAACGCCACTCGAAATCTCAATGGGCGAGGTCATCGAAGTGCTGGAAGGCGCGCCGGAACAGATTCATTACCAAAACGAGCGCTTAGGGGAGGCCGACCGACTTGATATCGTGGGAGCCGATCATATCCGCACCCGATTCAATCATGCGCTGAGTCAAATGCAGGCCATTCTACACCAGACAACCCTCGCCGATCTGGTCGCTGAGTCCAGTGATTGA
- the pilQ gene encoding type IV pilus secretin PilQ: MMSLRSLDTTLSTAKTIRNRPKTLVLMGITLVLSYLLTTVASASVRNVIDNVDVVGDDQDRIIRIHTGTRPTFTVFKLTNPMRVVIDVSGGDVSAVDGPLDIDDGIVEQIATRQFSSNGFYVGRVIIGFQTDVTYNVKAEDDALVIRASTASMDVQQALPAPERPVDPKELERITAAKKLAQAAQVKATQNQRQAEELKAQAEKTRVAASQAQENAKAERAKASAAIAQANQKLEAASVKESKIAAESQNLDRQRKQIEKRNQALEEKQSQGQERLAKQENELKNRQAKAEKAAKRNQAEAQELAKREKEIMRREAQAKAAAKAQARHQTEVKQATLTGVKKNGKGLNTAVLLTVKGNPSLQVERIENPPRLVIDMMETTRDSARSVYGVKSPYVRRVRLGEHDKNLRAVLDLRDGNSTHHVKKVPEGILISMSRVEPEAEIATGGPEQEKALELSDVQFNRQGKIARIELGIAPEEMPRVDTRSKKAWILNIKGATISKALEKSLDTTAYDTVVRLVSTYQASENPPVVKVVANITGPAKHRLKKENGKLIWEITGDGNEPARVASSSAPQTAGFVSQAASTSKAVQATTRSKRKKKKPITLDLQDADMINVLRLLSEISGENIIASDEVKGNITLRLRNVPWDQALDTILRTKGYSRVRQNNIIRIAPASVIQEERKAELERRELKAKAEPTAIKLVTVNYAIAADIKLQLEPLMTERGSVQTDERTNTLIVEDVLSNIDRLVLLTRKLDKQTPQVLIEARIVEANSNELQELGIQWGGVGQMTANEGNPTGLQFPGDVTVSGAASDQGTLTQGTYSPAQYAVNLPAAIGSGSGGGLGFIFGSAGGSQLLALRLTAMEERGTGRIISSPRITTLDNKTAKIAQGLDIPISVVSASGTNTKFVPANLELEVTPHVTNDGSILMQVKTEKNEADFSRTGAQGDPTILKKFAETEVLVADGDTTVIGGIYTRTTSETYAGVPFFSDIPVIGWLFKKRQKTDKRAELLIFITPRIVNRRESRIQASSLSTEPEKM; encoded by the coding sequence ATGATGTCCCTACGCTCATTGGACACCACTTTGTCTACAGCGAAAACCATTCGTAACCGTCCCAAAACTCTTGTTTTGATGGGCATTACCTTGGTTCTTTCCTACTTACTTACCACCGTCGCCAGCGCCTCCGTGCGTAACGTCATTGATAATGTCGACGTGGTCGGTGACGATCAAGATCGGATCATCCGTATTCATACGGGTACCAGACCGACATTTACAGTCTTCAAACTCACCAATCCAATGCGCGTTGTCATAGACGTCTCCGGTGGTGATGTGAGCGCTGTCGATGGACCTTTGGATATCGACGACGGCATCGTTGAGCAAATTGCCACACGGCAGTTTAGCTCAAATGGATTTTATGTTGGACGCGTGATCATCGGCTTCCAAACCGATGTTACTTACAATGTAAAAGCTGAGGACGATGCTTTAGTTATCCGTGCATCAACCGCGTCGATGGACGTTCAGCAAGCGTTGCCCGCACCGGAACGGCCTGTTGACCCGAAAGAACTCGAGCGAATTACCGCGGCCAAAAAGCTGGCTCAAGCAGCCCAGGTGAAGGCGACTCAAAATCAGCGCCAAGCTGAAGAGCTCAAAGCCCAGGCTGAAAAGACCCGCGTGGCAGCAAGCCAAGCACAAGAAAACGCCAAAGCAGAACGCGCGAAAGCAAGCGCAGCCATTGCTCAGGCCAATCAAAAACTAGAAGCGGCTTCCGTTAAAGAATCAAAGATAGCTGCCGAATCACAAAATCTAGATCGCCAGCGTAAGCAGATTGAGAAGCGTAACCAGGCCCTCGAAGAAAAGCAGAGTCAAGGACAAGAGCGTCTGGCTAAGCAGGAAAACGAACTTAAAAACCGCCAAGCGAAAGCCGAGAAAGCAGCCAAACGCAACCAAGCTGAAGCCCAAGAGCTGGCTAAGCGTGAAAAAGAAATCATGCGCCGAGAAGCTCAGGCAAAGGCAGCCGCTAAGGCTCAAGCTCGTCATCAAACTGAAGTCAAGCAAGCGACTCTCACCGGCGTAAAGAAAAACGGAAAAGGTTTAAATACCGCCGTCTTACTCACGGTCAAAGGCAACCCTTCACTTCAAGTTGAACGTATTGAAAATCCACCTCGCCTCGTCATTGATATGATGGAAACCACGCGAGATAGTGCTCGCAGCGTCTATGGTGTGAAAAGCCCGTATGTTCGCCGAGTACGACTTGGAGAACACGACAAAAATCTACGTGCCGTTCTCGACCTTAGAGACGGCAATTCCACGCACCATGTGAAAAAAGTGCCTGAAGGTATTTTGATCAGCATGTCTCGGGTGGAACCTGAAGCGGAAATCGCGACGGGTGGCCCTGAACAAGAAAAGGCCCTCGAGCTTTCAGACGTTCAATTTAATCGCCAAGGAAAAATTGCTCGCATTGAACTGGGCATCGCTCCAGAAGAAATGCCACGGGTTGATACTCGATCTAAAAAGGCATGGATCCTAAACATCAAGGGCGCAACAATTTCCAAGGCACTCGAGAAGAGCCTCGACACAACGGCCTACGATACCGTTGTCCGTCTCGTCTCAACGTATCAAGCATCTGAGAATCCACCGGTTGTAAAAGTGGTTGCCAACATCACGGGCCCTGCCAAGCACCGCCTGAAAAAAGAAAACGGCAAACTGATTTGGGAAATTACTGGCGACGGCAATGAGCCTGCACGGGTTGCAAGCTCAAGCGCTCCGCAAACAGCAGGGTTCGTCTCACAAGCTGCATCCACATCCAAAGCTGTACAAGCAACAACACGTTCGAAGCGTAAGAAGAAAAAGCCAATCACGCTGGACTTGCAAGACGCTGATATGATCAACGTGCTACGACTTCTTTCAGAGATTTCTGGTGAAAACATCATCGCCAGCGATGAAGTTAAAGGCAACATCACCTTACGACTGCGCAACGTTCCATGGGACCAAGCGCTGGATACTATTTTGAGAACCAAGGGCTATTCCCGAGTTCGTCAAAACAACATCATCCGAATCGCACCTGCTTCGGTCATTCAAGAAGAGCGTAAAGCTGAACTTGAGCGGCGTGAACTCAAGGCCAAGGCTGAACCCACGGCCATCAAGCTTGTTACGGTAAACTATGCGATTGCTGCCGACATTAAGCTTCAGCTTGAACCGCTGATGACCGAACGCGGCAGTGTTCAAACAGATGAACGTACCAATACTTTAATTGTTGAAGACGTACTTTCAAACATTGATCGGCTGGTGTTGCTTACTCGCAAACTCGATAAGCAAACACCACAGGTTCTGATTGAAGCGCGTATCGTTGAAGCCAACAGCAATGAACTTCAAGAGCTCGGTATTCAATGGGGCGGCGTGGGCCAGATGACCGCCAATGAGGGCAACCCAACGGGTCTTCAATTCCCAGGTGATGTCACCGTAAGCGGCGCTGCAAGTGACCAAGGTACGCTTACTCAAGGTACTTATTCTCCTGCCCAATACGCAGTAAACCTTCCCGCGGCCATCGGTTCGGGCAGCGGCGGTGGTTTAGGCTTTATCTTCGGCTCAGCTGGCGGAAGTCAGTTGCTTGCTCTGAGATTAACCGCCATGGAAGAACGCGGTACGGGTCGTATCATCAGCTCACCGCGAATCACCACATTGGACAACAAGACGGCAAAGATCGCGCAAGGTCTTGATATTCCAATCAGTGTTGTCTCAGCCAGTGGCACAAACACGAAGTTTGTACCGGCTAACCTCGAACTTGAAGTTACGCCTCACGTAACAAACGACGGTAGCATCTTGATGCAAGTGAAGACTGAGAAGAACGAAGCAGACTTCTCGCGAACTGGCGCTCAAGGTGATCCTACAATTTTGAAGAAGTTTGCCGAGACAGAAGTATTGGTAGCAGACGGAGACACTACAGTTATCGGTGGTATCTATACCCGGACAACAAGTGAAACCTACGCTGGTGTACCTTTCTTCAGTGATATTCCAGTTATCGGGTGGCTCTTTAAGAAGCGCCAAAAAACAGACAAGCGAGCAGAGCTCTTGATCTTCATCACGCCTCGAATCGTGAATAGAAGAGAATCAAGAATTCAAGCTTCTTCCTTGTCCACTGAACCCGAGAAGATGTAG
- the pilM gene encoding type IV pilus assembly protein PilM, whose translation MAREKFCVGIDIGASGVKLCQLRRKKDEFILEHYGHVALPPATIVDGAMMNPARIVDAIKELVSTHRIRNKRVAFSVSGHSVIIKKISLPQMTRQELEQSIQWEAEQFIPFDIADVNIDVQVLNEHSGQQGQMDVVLVAAKKDFIDEYTSVVTDAGLEPVVCDVDAFAIENMFLQNYEAPPSQTIALVNVGASKTNINIMSNGLSSFTRDLNVGGNNFSEEIQKQLGVTREEAEALKFGGTQGTGADTVVPEEVQRSLQAVSDNVATELQRSLDFFTATSAEPEPSHIYLMGGSSKLNVLEQTIKTRLGVNVTVADPFRRINTGSHDAKYISDQAATAGVVMGLALRFPGDN comes from the coding sequence ATGGCACGAGAAAAATTCTGTGTCGGAATTGATATTGGAGCCAGTGGAGTCAAACTCTGCCAGCTCAGGCGCAAAAAGGATGAGTTTATCCTAGAGCACTACGGTCACGTGGCATTGCCACCTGCGACCATCGTTGACGGAGCTATGATGAATCCGGCACGTATTGTAGATGCCATCAAGGAACTCGTCTCAACGCACCGTATCCGTAACAAACGCGTTGCCTTCTCTGTGTCGGGACACTCGGTGATCATTAAAAAGATCTCTTTGCCACAAATGACCCGGCAAGAACTCGAGCAATCCATTCAGTGGGAAGCCGAACAGTTCATCCCATTCGACATCGCCGACGTTAATATCGATGTTCAGGTGCTAAACGAGCACTCTGGCCAACAAGGTCAGATGGATGTTGTGTTGGTTGCGGCCAAAAAAGACTTCATCGACGAGTACACCTCTGTTGTTACAGATGCAGGCTTGGAGCCTGTTGTGTGCGATGTTGATGCATTCGCAATCGAAAATATGTTTCTACAAAATTATGAAGCTCCGCCAAGCCAAACCATTGCCTTGGTCAATGTGGGAGCCTCAAAGACCAACATCAACATTATGTCCAATGGGCTCTCAAGCTTCACACGAGATCTCAATGTTGGCGGTAACAACTTCAGTGAAGAGATTCAAAAGCAACTCGGGGTCACCCGCGAGGAAGCTGAGGCACTGAAGTTCGGTGGTACCCAAGGTACTGGCGCCGACACAGTGGTACCTGAAGAGGTGCAGCGCTCACTTCAGGCAGTCAGTGATAACGTTGCTACAGAGCTTCAGCGCTCTCTCGACTTTTTCACCGCGACCAGCGCCGAGCCCGAACCTTCGCACATCTATTTGATGGGCGGGTCTTCCAAGCTCAATGTGCTCGAGCAGACGATTAAGACACGCTTAGGAGTCAACGTTACGGTTGCCGATCCATTTAGACGGATCAATACCGGCAGTCACGATGCAAAGTACATCAGTGACCAAGCGGCTACAGCCGGCGTTGTTATGGGTCTAGCACTCCGATTCCCGGGAGATAATTGA
- a CDS encoding protein kinase: MLLEQVGIGGMAEVYLARRTGMAGFEKDIVIKRIRPHLTEQRAFVNMFLGEAKLAAQLIHPNIVHIYDLGRIEDSYFIAMEYVAGQDMSAIIPKIKERGIHLPVEYALKIGSSVCEALNYAHNQNDTQGKPLQIVHRDVSPENIRIAWTGTVKILDFGIAKAATQMHETKAGEIKGKLCYMSPEQVLGKEVDKRSDIFALGCVLYEALTSFKLYSGSNDLDIMNQIIDGRIYPPSYFRDEIPARAEEIIMKALQKDRKKRYQTAQEMQMDIDDFLAQNEFTPSNMHLANFLKQQFKEELADEQQRRRMDTPTSSKQPNSPPPPPSISAVTSHSTPSSQRLARQLTPGTAELQLTVPNDTLERLERLAGKRKLSREEVLRDIIEHYLKYH, from the coding sequence ATGCTTTTGGAGCAGGTCGGCATCGGCGGCATGGCTGAGGTCTACTTGGCGCGCCGTACGGGTATGGCGGGCTTTGAAAAAGACATCGTCATCAAGCGCATTCGACCTCACCTCACCGAGCAAAGAGCCTTCGTCAATATGTTCCTTGGCGAGGCAAAACTTGCCGCTCAGCTCATCCACCCCAACATTGTGCACATCTATGATCTCGGCCGGATCGAGGACAGTTACTTCATCGCCATGGAGTATGTAGCCGGGCAAGATATGAGCGCCATCATCCCCAAAATCAAAGAGCGGGGCATTCATCTACCTGTAGAATATGCATTAAAAATAGGTAGTTCCGTGTGCGAGGCCCTTAATTACGCGCACAACCAAAACGATACCCAAGGCAAGCCGCTGCAAATTGTTCACCGCGATGTTTCACCGGAAAATATCCGAATCGCCTGGACTGGAACCGTCAAAATTCTCGATTTCGGCATCGCCAAAGCGGCCACTCAAATGCACGAAACCAAGGCCGGGGAAATCAAAGGCAAGCTCTGTTACATGTCGCCCGAACAGGTGCTGGGAAAAGAAGTCGACAAGCGCTCGGACATCTTTGCATTGGGCTGCGTTCTTTACGAAGCGCTTACAAGTTTTAAACTTTATTCTGGCAGTAACGATCTCGATATTATGAATCAGATCATCGATGGCCGAATCTACCCGCCGAGCTACTTCCGAGATGAAATCCCGGCCCGAGCCGAAGAAATTATCATGAAAGCGCTTCAGAAGGATCGCAAGAAGCGTTACCAAACTGCACAAGAAATGCAGATGGATATCGATGACTTTCTAGCCCAAAACGAGTTCACCCCGTCGAATATGCACTTGGCCAACTTTCTCAAGCAGCAATTCAAGGAGGAACTGGCCGACGAGCAACAACGTAGGCGGATGGACACTCCAACATCGTCCAAGCAGCCAAACAGTCCCCCACCGCCGCCCAGTATTTCCGCGGTCACATCCCACTCAACACCCTCGAGCCAGCGCCTGGCCCGTCAGCTCACACCCGGAACAGCCGAACTTCAGCTTACGGTCCCCAACGATACCCTTGAGCGCCTAGAGCGCCTGGCTGGCAAGAGAAAACTTAGCCGTGAAGAAGTACTTCGCGACATCATTGAGCACTATCTAAAGTACCACTGA
- the pilO gene encoding type 4a pilus biogenesis protein PilO, whose protein sequence is MEDWVETYASTPPSKRYSMAFLGALVLCGLYYVLMHQDAEDRLQYANQNFKKQQAQVVKKREYVQNMAKYEARFKQLQQELAHARSVLPDTADVPQLLSHLGNKAQQTGLQIDFFEPQEESDKGFYSEITFGMKLRGSFHEIATFVDAIGKMDRIVNVAGVSMTNPKSINQKILVQGAFTIKTYRFKKDG, encoded by the coding sequence ATGGAAGATTGGGTAGAAACGTATGCCAGTACACCGCCTAGTAAGCGGTATTCGATGGCATTTCTTGGAGCGTTGGTGCTCTGCGGGCTCTATTACGTTCTGATGCATCAAGATGCTGAAGATAGACTCCAATACGCCAACCAGAACTTTAAAAAGCAGCAAGCCCAGGTCGTGAAGAAGCGCGAGTACGTCCAGAATATGGCCAAGTACGAAGCCCGGTTTAAGCAGCTCCAGCAGGAACTCGCTCACGCCCGAAGTGTTCTTCCTGATACCGCCGATGTGCCGCAGCTTTTGAGTCACCTTGGCAACAAGGCGCAGCAGACTGGACTTCAGATCGATTTCTTCGAGCCGCAAGAAGAGTCCGACAAAGGGTTTTATTCTGAGATTACTTTCGGGATGAAATTACGTGGCTCGTTTCACGAAATCGCAACGTTTGTTGATGCCATTGGTAAAATGGACCGAATCGTAAACGTCGCGGGTGTGAGCATGACCAATCCGAAATCCATTAATCAAAAGATTCTCGTTCAGGGCGCTTTTACCATCAAGACTTACCGGTTCAAGAAAGATGGTTAG